From a single Lactococcus carnosus genomic region:
- a CDS encoding AAA family ATPase: MKTKLVVIRGNSASGKSTIAKQVRAYFERGEVMIIPQDEIRLGILNVKDRVGNLTPDLMAHIALFGKGKVSLVIIEGILNTAIYQDMLQQLLAAYGVDMTAYYLDIPFDETVRRHQTREKSKQWGADVMRRWWVEKDYLGIENEVIFNQDSSAAEMVEKIIADSKGLG, encoded by the coding sequence TTGAAAACTAAGTTAGTCGTGATACGTGGGAACTCTGCGAGCGGTAAATCAACGATTGCCAAGCAAGTTCGTGCTTATTTTGAACGTGGAGAAGTCATGATCATCCCTCAGGACGAGATTCGTCTAGGTATATTAAATGTTAAAGATAGAGTTGGTAATTTAACGCCTGACTTGATGGCGCATATTGCCTTGTTTGGCAAGGGGAAGGTAAGCCTCGTTATCATTGAGGGGATATTAAATACAGCTATTTATCAAGACATGTTGCAGCAGCTACTAGCGGCCTATGGCGTTGATATGACAGCTTATTATTTAGATATTCCCTTTGATGAGACCGTTCGTAGACATCAAACCAGAGAAAAAAGTAAGCAATGGGGAGCAGATGTGATGCGGCGCTGGTGGGTTGAAAAAGACTACTTAGGAATTGAAAACGAAGTGATTTTCAATCAGGATAGCTCAGCAGCAGAAATGGTTGAGAAAATAATAGCAGATAGCAAAGGGTTAGGCTAA